The following are encoded together in the Ferrimicrobium sp. genome:
- a CDS encoding DUF948 domain-containing protein, translated as MVSLIASIASIVLLVICLILVAQVRTLRSQMDTFASEWRQEMIDLIRYASTLAHDATTTASETKELLEERASDVQALDRMTKTVVHTIGYPFISIGRLRLAVRRGRNVFRDRREGYS; from the coding sequence TTGGTTTCTTTGATAGCATCGATCGCATCGATCGTCTTGCTGGTCATCTGTCTGATCCTTGTGGCACAGGTCCGTACCTTGCGCTCCCAGATGGACACCTTTGCCAGCGAATGGCGCCAGGAGATGATCGACCTTATTCGGTATGCCAGTACGCTGGCTCACGACGCCACGACAACAGCGAGTGAAACGAAGGAACTCCTCGAGGAGCGTGCGAGTGATGTGCAAGCCCTCGATCGCATGACGAAAACCGTCGTGCATACCATCGGTTATCCGTTTATCTCGATAGGACGACTTCGCCTTGCCGTTCGACGTGGTCGCAATGTGTTTCGAGACCGAAGGGAGGGCTACAGTTGA
- a CDS encoding bifunctional (p)ppGpp synthetase/guanosine-3',5'-bis(diphosphate) 3'-pyrophosphohydrolase — protein MADRDLQSLIDAMALDPSSEAGATIERALEFARVAHGSQRRRSGEPYVTHPIGVATITAALGGDMTAVVAALLHDTVEDTSVTLAQISAEFSPAVAEVVDGLTKLDRISFDSREAQQAATMRKMLIAMAKDARVLVIKLADRLHNMRTIAALPVEKQRRIAQETMDIYAPLANRLGIEDMKWQLEDLAFATLHPRRYAEIDHMIETRAPERERYLAQVIEELGKRLQVVGIDAEVTGRPKHLWSIYEKMIIKDKDFDSIYDIIGVRIVTDNDRDCWAALGVVHSLWAPIPGRFKDYINAPKFNLYQSLHTTVLLDKGNPLEVQVRTREMHRRAEFGIAAHWGYKEGSNSTNAAWVDRIMELQEELPDPLEFLEHLKSDLEMDEVYVFTPKGKVVTLPVGATPLDFAYSIHTEVGHRCIGAKVNGRLVPLESTLRSGDTVEIVSSRSSSAAPSRDWLSIVVTPRAKAKIRQWFSRERREESVEIGRDELTKAFRRENLAVNTHLSQAGLAKLAKMNGLHDGEGLLVAIGEGHVSARAVAQRVQRNELETDGYAPTVSHQRPRHLSKGPMVFVEGMEDVLVRISRCCNPIPGDEIVGFITQGRGVGIHRADCPNVLDLLKRAGERRVDVEWAHESGASYQMAIEVLALDRARLLADVSKVLSEHHVNITMSSSRTGGDHVSRMRFEFELVDPGHLSSVLGAIRQLDGVFNAYRMLPGGSRQAADTVQDGSRS, from the coding sequence GTGGCCGATCGTGATCTGCAATCACTCATCGATGCGATGGCACTTGACCCATCAAGTGAGGCGGGTGCGACCATCGAACGGGCGTTGGAGTTTGCGCGCGTGGCCCATGGTTCCCAGCGGCGACGATCTGGTGAACCCTATGTGACTCATCCCATCGGGGTGGCGACGATCACGGCTGCACTTGGAGGCGACATGACCGCGGTGGTGGCCGCGCTGCTCCACGATACGGTCGAGGATACTTCGGTGACGTTAGCCCAGATCAGTGCGGAGTTCTCACCCGCGGTTGCAGAGGTTGTCGACGGCCTCACCAAGCTCGATCGCATCAGCTTCGACTCACGCGAGGCCCAGCAGGCGGCGACGATGCGCAAAATGCTGATCGCTATGGCGAAAGATGCACGGGTCTTGGTCATCAAACTCGCTGATCGGCTCCATAACATGCGCACCATTGCTGCACTGCCAGTGGAGAAACAACGCCGCATCGCGCAGGAGACGATGGACATCTATGCGCCGCTTGCGAACCGCCTCGGTATCGAGGATATGAAGTGGCAGCTTGAGGATCTTGCGTTCGCCACCTTGCATCCACGACGTTACGCCGAGATCGATCACATGATCGAGACGAGGGCGCCCGAACGGGAGCGCTATCTGGCCCAGGTTATCGAGGAGTTGGGGAAGCGACTTCAGGTGGTAGGCATCGATGCAGAGGTGACGGGTCGGCCAAAACACCTCTGGTCAATCTATGAGAAGATGATCATCAAGGATAAGGACTTCGATTCGATTTACGATATCATCGGGGTCAGAATTGTCACAGATAACGATCGAGACTGTTGGGCTGCGCTCGGCGTCGTGCATTCATTGTGGGCACCTATCCCTGGCCGCTTCAAGGATTACATCAACGCGCCGAAGTTCAACCTCTACCAATCCCTTCATACCACCGTGCTGCTCGACAAGGGGAATCCGCTCGAGGTGCAGGTCAGGACGCGCGAGATGCACCGGCGGGCCGAGTTCGGCATCGCTGCGCACTGGGGTTACAAGGAGGGTTCGAACTCCACGAATGCTGCCTGGGTAGATCGCATTATGGAACTTCAAGAGGAGCTACCTGACCCGCTGGAGTTTCTTGAACACCTCAAGTCGGATCTTGAGATGGATGAGGTCTATGTGTTTACACCCAAGGGTAAGGTTGTCACCCTCCCGGTCGGTGCAACCCCTCTCGACTTTGCCTACTCGATTCACACCGAGGTTGGGCATCGTTGCATCGGTGCGAAGGTAAACGGTCGACTGGTCCCGCTAGAGTCGACATTGCGCTCTGGGGATACGGTGGAGATTGTGAGCTCTCGGTCGAGTTCCGCAGCGCCTTCGCGTGACTGGCTCTCCATTGTGGTTACCCCGAGGGCGAAGGCGAAGATTCGACAGTGGTTTTCCAGGGAGCGGCGCGAGGAGTCCGTTGAGATCGGCCGTGACGAACTGACCAAGGCTTTTCGTCGGGAGAATCTGGCAGTCAACACCCATCTTTCGCAGGCTGGTCTCGCCAAGTTAGCCAAGATGAACGGTCTCCATGATGGTGAGGGACTACTGGTAGCCATTGGTGAAGGACACGTCTCGGCACGAGCAGTTGCGCAGCGCGTCCAACGCAATGAGCTTGAGACCGACGGCTACGCTCCCACGGTGTCGCACCAGCGCCCTCGCCATCTGTCAAAGGGTCCCATGGTCTTCGTCGAGGGGATGGAGGATGTGCTCGTTCGCATATCCCGCTGTTGCAACCCAATTCCCGGTGACGAAATTGTAGGTTTCATCACGCAGGGACGTGGGGTGGGGATTCACCGTGCTGACTGTCCAAACGTTCTCGACCTTCTTAAACGAGCTGGTGAGCGTCGTGTCGACGTTGAGTGGGCACATGAAAGCGGTGCGAGCTATCAGATGGCGATCGAAGTTTTGGCCTTGGATCGAGCACGATTGCTCGCTGACGTTTCGAAGGTGCTAAGTGAGCACCACGTCAATATCACCATGAGCTCATCACGGACGGGTGGCGACCATGTCTCTCGCATGCGCTTCGAATTTGAGTTGGTTGACCCAGGCCATCTCTCGTCGGTACTTGGTGCCATCCGCCAACTCGATGGGGTTTTCAATGCGTATCGCATGCTGCCCGGTGGTTCACGCCAGGCAGCCGATACTGTTCAGGATGGTTCGCGTTCATGA
- the secF gene encoding protein translocase subunit SecF: MVREGSDTSDSIESEGFKAKTIDASEASWWRRLGAGATHYPFVQRSRYYFVISFLVIVAGAAALSARGLNFGISFKGGVSWQVPSATLTVAQASKIVARAGVTQATVVTLGAHSARTVEVQAGLTKLSGAARTAKENQVAALLAAKAHLPSSAVAIEFVGPTWGGQITNAAVKALIAFFVGIVLYISIRFEWKMAAAAFIAVVHDLLVTVGIYALSGFQVTPSTVIAVLTILGYSLYDTIVVFDRIKENVGGLVDPGKMNYSDAVDLSVNQTLARSLNTSLVAVIPILSVLVLGAYVLGATTLKNFGLALVVGLTSGAYSSLFIAAPLLARFKERERRYRQIRARLERRNAPVEAEGLPAS; encoded by the coding sequence ATGGTAAGGGAAGGATCGGATACCTCGGACTCGATTGAGAGTGAGGGTTTTAAAGCCAAGACGATTGACGCGAGTGAGGCGTCGTGGTGGCGGCGTCTGGGCGCCGGTGCCACCCATTACCCATTTGTGCAACGGTCCCGCTATTACTTTGTGATCTCCTTTCTTGTGATCGTCGCTGGGGCGGCAGCTCTGTCGGCCAGGGGTCTCAACTTTGGGATCAGTTTCAAAGGGGGCGTGAGTTGGCAGGTGCCTTCAGCGACCCTTACGGTAGCCCAAGCCAGCAAGATCGTGGCACGAGCTGGTGTCACCCAGGCAACGGTGGTAACCCTTGGTGCGCACTCTGCCCGTACCGTCGAGGTGCAGGCCGGTCTCACCAAACTCTCGGGTGCTGCGAGGACGGCAAAGGAGAACCAGGTCGCCGCCCTCCTGGCAGCCAAGGCCCATCTCCCCTCCTCGGCGGTCGCGATCGAGTTTGTGGGTCCGACTTGGGGAGGACAGATCACCAACGCTGCGGTCAAGGCCTTGATCGCGTTCTTCGTCGGCATCGTCCTGTACATCTCCATTCGGTTTGAGTGGAAGATGGCCGCCGCCGCCTTCATTGCGGTGGTGCATGACCTTTTGGTGACGGTTGGGATCTATGCGTTGAGTGGTTTCCAGGTCACTCCTTCGACGGTGATCGCCGTACTCACGATCCTTGGCTATTCGCTCTACGATACCATTGTGGTCTTTGATCGTATTAAGGAAAACGTGGGTGGACTCGTCGACCCCGGGAAGATGAATTACTCGGATGCGGTCGATCTTTCCGTGAATCAAACGTTGGCCCGCTCGTTGAACACGTCGTTGGTTGCCGTCATCCCTATCCTGTCCGTGTTGGTCTTGGGAGCGTACGTGCTTGGGGCCACCACACTAAAGAATTTCGGTCTCGCACTGGTGGTTGGTCTCACGAGTGGGGCCTACTCTTCGCTGTTCATCGCCGCACCACTGTTGGCGCGTTTCAAGGAGCGTGAGCGGCGCTATCGGCAGATCAGAGCTCGTCTTGAGCGTCGCAACGCTCCCGTCGAGGCTGAAGGCTTACCGGCATCGTAG
- the secD gene encoding protein translocase subunit SecD codes for MRKGRWIRSVLISTVVALAAFAAVISAHYHPVLGLDLQGGASVVYKPARKVNTATLNETISIIQDRVNALGVGEPSIGQQGSDIVVDLPGIKDPKTALSYIGQTAILQFRPVLCTAPLYTKPPASLHLKKSQLTPTCPTSTTNTASTLQYVPSTSPLKATSASTALLPEYQGNSKTVIGRYVVGPTLMTGNAIKSVFAAPVSQSASNQWAINFTLTSKGAPLFNQIAKTYYHQLLAVVLDGTVQSAPQINSTNFNGQGQITGNYTQASATDLATILHYGALPVQLVQQTVQTISPTLGAASLRAGLIAGIAGLVLVMLYTIFYYRLLGLVVVGGLATTFAALWAIIGYLGHSVQLTLNLAGVTGIIVSIGVIVDSYIVFFERLKDEARNGRSLRASVDTGFTKAFRTIIAADLVSFIGAALLYYFSIGDVRGFAFFLGLSTILDVASAWFFTRPLVLWIGNSISPKHYRWLGVPVVQVTRESTVGSGVIKPSRVAAKGV; via the coding sequence ATGCGTAAAGGGCGATGGATCCGTTCGGTCCTGATTAGCACGGTGGTGGCGCTCGCCGCTTTTGCGGCGGTAATCTCTGCCCACTATCATCCTGTCCTTGGCCTTGACCTCCAAGGTGGTGCGTCAGTCGTCTATAAGCCTGCGAGGAAAGTCAACACAGCAACGCTGAATGAGACGATCTCCATTATCCAGGACCGGGTGAATGCACTCGGAGTGGGGGAGCCATCCATTGGTCAGCAGGGTAGTGACATCGTCGTGGACCTGCCTGGAATCAAGGATCCAAAAACAGCGCTCAGTTACATCGGTCAGACAGCGATTCTGCAGTTTCGTCCGGTTTTGTGCACGGCTCCGCTTTACACTAAGCCCCCAGCGAGCCTTCATCTCAAAAAGTCACAGCTGACTCCCACGTGTCCAACATCTACCACCAATACGGCTTCGACCCTTCAGTATGTTCCCTCCACGAGTCCACTGAAGGCAACCAGTGCCTCGACAGCTCTACTGCCGGAGTATCAGGGCAACTCAAAGACGGTGATTGGGCGCTATGTCGTTGGACCAACACTGATGACCGGCAACGCGATCAAGAGTGTCTTTGCGGCGCCGGTATCCCAGAGTGCCTCCAACCAGTGGGCGATTAACTTTACCTTGACATCAAAGGGAGCACCCCTCTTCAACCAGATTGCCAAGACCTACTACCATCAGCTCCTCGCCGTGGTGTTGGACGGAACTGTGCAGTCGGCCCCGCAGATCAACTCCACCAACTTCAACGGACAAGGCCAGATCACTGGTAACTATACTCAGGCCTCTGCGACCGATCTCGCCACCATCTTGCACTACGGAGCCCTTCCGGTGCAGCTCGTCCAGCAGACAGTCCAGACGATCTCACCGACGTTGGGTGCCGCTTCACTACGGGCAGGGTTAATTGCTGGCATCGCTGGTCTGGTCCTAGTCATGCTCTACACGATTTTTTACTACCGACTCCTCGGCTTGGTAGTCGTTGGTGGGCTCGCTACCACTTTCGCCGCACTCTGGGCGATTATCGGCTACCTGGGGCACAGCGTGCAGCTGACGCTCAATCTGGCTGGAGTGACAGGTATTATCGTCTCGATTGGCGTCATCGTGGACTCCTACATCGTCTTCTTCGAGCGACTCAAGGATGAGGCTCGCAACGGTCGGAGTTTGCGGGCGTCGGTGGATACCGGATTTACGAAAGCGTTCCGCACGATCATCGCCGCCGACCTCGTCTCTTTTATCGGAGCAGCGCTACTGTATTACTTTAGCATCGGCGATGTGCGTGGATTTGCCTTCTTCCTGGGGCTATCGACGATCCTCGATGTGGCTTCAGCGTGGTTTTTCACCCGGCCGTTGGTGCTATGGATTGGGAACTCGATCTCGCCGAAGCACTATCGATGGCTTGGCGTCCCGGTGGTCCAGGTAACTCGAGAATCGACCGTCGGCAGCGGAGTGATCAAGCCGAGCCGTGTCGCGGCGAAGGGAGTATGA
- the tgt gene encoding tRNA guanosine(34) transglycosylase Tgt codes for MSNLLVTHTDGSARSGHLRLRSAIVETPFFMPVATRGIVRYVPSELVADLGFQVLLSNTYHLMLRPGAELIAKMGGLNAFTGFRGASLTDSGGFQIMSLGAKISDEGARFRNVYDGSWVTLTPEEAMVTQERIGADIAMALDVCTQLPSPEAVLRQNLMLTGQWAERSRAAHTDDTQQLFGIVQGGVDSALRKQSTEMITGIGFDGYAIGGLAVGESREKTLEAVRTVVEGLPAERPRYLMGVGDPYLLAHATALGVDMFDCVAPTRIARHGTALTNQGPIRVKGLANRGVDGPLELDCDCRVCQRVSRGLLHHLAHVDTESAGTLLSLHNLAFQFRLITRLRQSIREGTLQALLVDIDKVWGTPVIRSSGHAD; via the coding sequence ATGAGTAACCTCTTGGTGACCCACACTGATGGGTCTGCACGGAGCGGGCACTTGCGCCTCCGATCAGCTATCGTCGAGACACCTTTCTTCATGCCTGTTGCGACACGTGGAATTGTCCGTTACGTCCCGAGTGAACTCGTCGCCGATCTCGGCTTCCAAGTACTGCTCTCCAATACCTATCACCTGATGCTGCGACCAGGAGCGGAGCTTATCGCAAAGATGGGGGGTTTAAATGCCTTCACCGGGTTTCGCGGCGCGTCGCTGACGGACTCTGGTGGTTTTCAGATCATGTCACTCGGGGCAAAGATCAGTGACGAGGGGGCACGTTTCCGCAACGTCTATGACGGTTCCTGGGTGACTCTGACGCCCGAGGAGGCCATGGTGACCCAGGAGCGTATTGGAGCCGACATCGCGATGGCTCTCGACGTGTGCACGCAACTCCCTAGTCCCGAAGCGGTGCTCAGGCAGAATCTTATGCTCACCGGTCAGTGGGCGGAGCGCTCCCGAGCAGCCCATACCGATGACACCCAGCAGCTCTTTGGCATCGTCCAAGGTGGCGTCGATAGTGCGCTGCGCAAGCAAAGTACGGAGATGATCACGGGCATCGGCTTCGATGGTTACGCGATCGGTGGACTTGCCGTTGGAGAGTCGAGAGAGAAGACACTAGAGGCGGTCCGTACGGTGGTGGAAGGGCTGCCAGCGGAACGACCGCGCTATCTGATGGGCGTCGGCGATCCGTACTTACTGGCCCACGCGACGGCGCTCGGAGTCGATATGTTCGATTGTGTGGCCCCTACGCGGATCGCGCGACACGGAACAGCACTCACCAATCAAGGACCCATACGCGTCAAGGGGCTCGCAAACCGAGGGGTTGATGGACCGCTTGAACTAGACTGCGACTGTCGTGTATGTCAGAGAGTATCGCGTGGCCTTTTGCACCACTTGGCCCATGTGGACACGGAGAGCGCGGGCACGCTGTTATCCCTACACAACCTGGCCTTCCAGTTTCGATTGATCACGAGGTTGCGGCAATCCATTAGGGAGGGCACGCTGCAAGCACTACTTGTCGATATCGATAAGGTTTGGGGCACTCCAGTCATAAGAAGTAGTGGCCATGCCGACTAA
- the queA gene encoding tRNA preQ1(34) S-adenosylmethionine ribosyltransferase-isomerase QueA, giving the protein MTGEDWSIIDAYDYDLPPERIARVPAEPRSSAKLLVGLGWPLQVAKVADLGAYLTEGDVVVVNDSKVIPARFHVQRATGGAVEVLLLSPQGAMFEALVRPNARVRDGEVLYYEENPVFRVLEGSTEESGLQTRRLEVLGDAIFSHGEIPLPPYLAGVEIDPERYQTVYANRPGSVAAPTAGLHFDLQLLEDLKRRGIEVVRVELEVGLGTFAPVKDRELANHKMHAERYRVTADAYERICAARRVVAVGTTVVRTLETIAHGGTLCGSSELFIVPGFEFQSVDLILTNFHVPRSTLVALVAAAVGSSWRTLYEYALANDFRFLSLGDAMLIPTGRQVRTRPLATGASPQQIDE; this is encoded by the coding sequence ATGACAGGCGAGGATTGGTCGATTATCGACGCGTACGATTACGACCTCCCTCCAGAACGCATTGCGAGGGTGCCAGCAGAGCCGCGAAGTTCTGCGAAGTTGCTTGTGGGGCTTGGATGGCCGCTCCAGGTGGCAAAGGTCGCAGACCTTGGTGCATACCTCACAGAGGGTGATGTGGTCGTCGTTAATGACTCCAAGGTGATTCCCGCGCGCTTCCACGTACAGCGCGCGACTGGCGGTGCTGTGGAAGTATTGTTGCTATCACCACAGGGGGCAATGTTTGAAGCACTTGTGCGACCCAATGCGCGAGTCCGCGATGGAGAAGTTCTCTACTACGAAGAGAATCCTGTCTTCAGGGTCCTTGAGGGTTCGACGGAGGAGTCTGGCCTGCAAACACGACGGCTTGAGGTCCTTGGCGATGCGATCTTCTCTCATGGAGAGATTCCCCTTCCCCCTTACCTTGCAGGTGTAGAGATCGACCCTGAACGATATCAGACCGTCTATGCAAATCGGCCAGGATCGGTGGCGGCCCCGACCGCTGGGCTGCACTTCGATCTGCAACTGCTTGAGGATCTCAAGAGACGTGGCATTGAGGTGGTGAGAGTGGAGCTCGAGGTAGGGCTTGGGACTTTTGCGCCGGTGAAGGACCGTGAGCTCGCCAACCACAAGATGCACGCCGAACGCTATCGAGTTACCGCGGATGCCTATGAGCGGATATGTGCTGCTCGAAGAGTAGTTGCGGTTGGAACGACAGTTGTACGAACCTTGGAGACCATCGCGCACGGCGGAACGTTGTGCGGATCCTCTGAGCTGTTTATCGTCCCAGGCTTTGAGTTCCAAAGCGTTGATCTCATCCTCACGAACTTTCACGTTCCACGGTCAACCTTGGTGGCACTGGTGGCAGCTGCCGTCGGTTCGTCCTGGCGAACGCTCTATGAGTACGCGCTTGCCAACGATTTCCGGTTTCTCTCTCTTGGGGACGCTATGTTGATTCCTACTGGTCGTCAAGTCCGGACGCGCCCTCTGGCAACCGGTGCCTCCCCGCAGCAGATTGATGAGTAA